The genome window CGAAGGGCGCTCGAGATCCCGGCCAGGCAGATCGCCGAGAATTCGGCTGTGGACGGAGGCGTGGTCGTCGACCGGATGCGGAACGGAAGTGGAAATCTCGGCTTCGACCCCGCGCGACGGGAGTACGTGGACCTGATGGAGGCGGGAATCATCGACCCGACGAAGGTCGTGCGCGTCGCGCTCGAAAACGCGGTTTCCGTGGCCGGCGTCCTCCTCCTCGCGGAGGCCACGATGACCGACATACGGGAACCGGAGCCAGAGACGCTGATCCAACCGGAGGCCTACTGATCGGGCTTCCCATTGTCGAGATTCTGAACGAACCATTCGCGCGCGAGGCGCGCCACCTCGCCGAGCGTTCCCGGCTCTTCGAAGAGATGTGAAGCGCCGGGAACGATGGTGAGCCGCTTCGGAGCGGAAATGCGGGCCGCGGCACTCCGGTTCAACTCGATGACCTCCGCGTCGCGGCCGCCAACGATGAGAAGGGTCGGGGCGGCGACGTCCCGCAAGTACGAGCCCGCGAGATCGGGGCGCCCTCCACGGGAGACGACCGCACCAACCACCTGGGGACGTCGAGCCGCGGCGATTAGGGCCGCCGCGGCTCCCGTGCTTGCCCCGAAAAGTCCGATCGAGAGTTGCGAGGCTTCCTCATCCTTCCGAAGCCAGTCGACCACGCGCACCATGCGGTCCGCCAACATCTCGATGTCGAAGCGGAGGTGGCGCGTCCTGGCATCCACGGCCTCCTCGCCCGGCGTGAGCAGGTCGATGAGAAGAGTTCCTAGGGCGCCCTCCCGGAGTTGAGCCGCCACGAAGCGGTTCCGGGGACTCGTGCGACTGCTCCCACTTCCATGCGCGAAGGCCACAACCCCGCGGGCGCCGGCGGGGAGGTCGAGGTCCCCGCTCAGGGACTCCAGCCCGGGACCGATTGAGACCCTCACTCTCCTCGTGGCGCCGCTCTCACGGCCGCCGAATGCCGGTCCCGTGCCTTCTCCCGTTCGATCCACGATCTGATCCTCCTTGCCGCTCGAGTCCCTTCAACGCACGGCTCAACGCGCCGCGACTGCCAAGCCATACAAGAGACGGGCTGCGACGAGAAATCGGGCAAGGGCGAGGAATCCTCGCGCCATTCCGTGCACGATCCCGATCTCCGAGCCGAAGTGGGGGCGCCCACGTGGAGAACGTTTCCCGCAGCGAAGAGAAATAGAAAGGGGGACATCCGGTCTGGTCCATCCCGCGGCATCTCCTCGGGCGCATCCGCGAACCAGACCCGATTTGCGGCGAAGGCCCGCGCTGTGGGCGGCCGTGACGGTGAGTCCACGGCCAAGGGCCCGAAGGGCGTCGCCGGGGCGGCCGAGGACAAGTCGAGGACAAAAGGAACCCGAGAGAGACCCCGGCTGTGACATTTTGTCCCAGTCCGACTCACATCAACCGCGTAAGTCATTTACCCATAACGAGCTGACCCTGGCACGCATCTTCCCCCTCGTCACACGCCGGAGACCCGGGCAGAGCCCATGATGCTGGCCCTCCCCCGCTTCCGAGGGACCCGCCGCGCGGATCGGCCGCCCGGGACCCGACCCATTCTGACAAAGGGTTTCGCCATGAGACATCTTCGCGCTCTTCTCGCTGCCGTGCTCCTCACGGCCGTGGCCATGCCGGTGGTCGCGCAGGCCCGTAGCGTTACCGGAACGGTCCGATCGATCACCGACGGAGCGCCCGTCGCCGACGTCAACGTGCGCCTCCGTGGGAGCGCCGCGACGGTACAGACCAACGCCGCCGGGGCCTTCTCCATTTCGGTTCCCGCCGTCTCGACGGACATCCTCCTCCTGACCCATCCCGAGTACGAGCTGGCGGAGGTGGAGCTCCTGGGGCGGACGAGCGTCGAGGTGATACTCGTGTCGAGCGTACGTTTCAACCAATACGGCGTTCAGGTGCCGCGCACCCCTCTCGACGCGGAGGCGCGCGACGGGATCCTCGTTTTCGAGAGCCAGGACGGCGCATACCGACTCTGGTTCGACATGCGGGTGCAGATGGACGGCGCCTTCTTCCTGGGGAGCCACCTGAACCCGATCGGGAACGGGGTGGAGATGCGCCGCGCGCGGATCGGAATCAAGAGCATCTTCGCGAGAGACTGGTACGGCGAGGTGGACATGGACTTCGCCGACTCCCGCGCGGACCTCAAGGACGCCTACCTGATGTACACCGGGTTCGAAGGGTTCTCGATCCGGGCGGGAAACTTCAAGGAGGTCTTCTCGCTCGAGACGAACACCACGAGCC of Gemmatimonadota bacterium contains these proteins:
- a CDS encoding alpha/beta family hydrolase, whose amino-acid sequence is MRVSIGPGLESLSGDLDLPAGARGVVAFAHGSGSSRTSPRNRFVAAQLREGALGTLLIDLLTPGEEAVDARTRHLRFDIEMLADRMVRVVDWLRKDEEASQLSIGLFGASTGAAAALIAAARRPQVVGAVVSRGGRPDLAGSYLRDVAAPTLLIVGGRDAEVIELNRSAAARISAPKRLTIVPGASHLFEEPGTLGEVARLAREWFVQNLDNGKPDQ